The following coding sequences lie in one Rutidosis leptorrhynchoides isolate AG116_Rl617_1_P2 chromosome 4, CSIRO_AGI_Rlap_v1, whole genome shotgun sequence genomic window:
- the LOC139845457 gene encoding uncharacterized protein has translation MLKQLLDTPGFTDNIRAYNQMFSMTSFGARIDDTVNDGRSPYIFKISGQVYHWIGSMCPQEGSPPLFLQLYIYDTEHEIDNIMSHFSGRASGNLYDIVVSQLIQLLDTHNELVKLFRTARDKCSEFEVPTFKVRLFSLAGSRQHQLPTSDAIGAIVLDSGPLSITDYDVIIESKYDRPRRINKLHPSYMSLQYPLIFFFGEPGFHPDLMLRDVPGSSGGRSRKMSMNMYYSYQIHDRLRVYSLMLRWGRLFQQYIVTIYCSIELDRMDYFRKNQQNIRNEYLSGLYDAISRGEKTGYDVGSHTILPASFTGGPRYMYSHYLDALAICRVYGNPQFFVTFTCNVKWPEIARYLQSYPRMSASDRADIVARVFHFKVTQFLAFIKESKPLGVFRGGNSFPAICMFPV, from the coding sequence ATGTTAAAACAACTTTTAGACACCCCGGGTTTTACTGACAACATTCGTGCTTACAATCAAATGTTCAGCATGACGTCCTTTGGGGCCCGTATTGACGACACCGTAAATGACGGCCGCTCGCCATACATTTTTAAGATATCTGGCCAGGTTTATCATTGGATTGGTTCTATGTGCCCTCAAGAAGGGTCTCCTCCTCTATTTTTACAACTTTACATTTACGACACCGAACATGAGATTGATAACATAATGTCTCATTTCAGTGGTCGTGCCTCCGGGAACCTCTATGATATTGTTGTTTCTCAGCTTATACAACTTTTAGATACGCACAATGAGTTGGTTAAGCTGTTTCGCACCGCCAGAGATAAGTGTTCTGAGTTTGAAGTTCCCACATTTAAGGTTCGTTTATTCAGCCTCGCTGGTTCGCGCCAACATCAACTGCCAACATCCGATGCAATAGGCGCAATTGTATTAGATAGCGGGCCGCTCTCCATTACTGACTACGACGTTATCATTGAATCAAAGTATGACCGACCCAGGCGAATTAACAAGCTTCACCCCTCTTACATGTCCTTACAGTACCCTTTAATTTTCTTCTTTGGTGAGCCTGGATTTCATCCGGATTTGATGCTGCGAGATGTTCCAGGTTCATCGGGTGGTCGTTCTAGAAAGATGTCGATGAATATGTACTACTCTTACCAGATTCACGACAGGCTTCGGGTGTACAGTTTAATGCTTAGATGGGGCCGGCTATTCCAGCAATATATTGTAACAATTTATTGTAGCATCGAGTTGGATCGGATGGACTATTTTCGAAAGAACCAACAGAATATACGCAACGAATACCTATCGGGTTTATACGACGCCATTAGCAGAGGCGAAAAAACCGGTTACGATGTTGGCAGCCACACCATTCTTCCCGCTTCCTTCACTGGTGGCCCACGTTATATGTATAGTCATTACTTGGACGCGCTTGCAATCTGTCGCGTTTACGGTAACCCACAGTTTTTTGTCACATTCACCTGCAATGTTAAGTGGCCAGAAATTGCTCGCTATCTGCAAAGTTACCCGCGCATGTCTGCTTCAGATCGAGCGGATATTGTCGCACGTGTTTTCCATTTCAAAGTCACACAATTTCTTGCTTTCATAAAAGAGAGCAAACCTCTTGGTGTTTTTAGAGGAGGTAATTCATTTCCTGCCATTTGTATGTTCcctgtgtag